The following DNA comes from Chryseobacterium gallinarum.
TGAAGTTATTGTAGATATTGTTCTCGGCCATAAAGCCGGCGGTGATGAGCTTGAAAAATTCAAAGTAGTAAAAGTAGATGAAAACAACAGGGAGAAAGTAATCTCTGATGTTATCGAAATAGAATCATATACTAAATTTACCTTTCCGGGAAGAGGAAAAAAATATTCTGATTTTGAATGGAATTTTACCTGCTTCAGTGGAGTGGATTATGCAGAGGGAATGGATCCCCATATTTTTAAAATACAATCTGAATATGGAAATGACTGGGAAGAAATGATCCATGATGAAAAGGGCAACTATGATTTTCTGATGTATAATGACATTGAGCATAGAAATCCTTTTGTACGTGAAGAACTCAACAAATGGGCAAAATGGTATTTTGACCAGACGGATTTTGACGGGGTAAGGCTTGATGCCCTGAAACATATTTCTTTTGACTTTTATAAAGAATGGCTTACGCTGCTCCGTTCCAATTCAGGAAAAAATATATTTGCCGTAGGAGAATACTGGGCTCCCGGACATCTTCATCTTCTTCAAAAATATATTGAGGTAACAGAAGGGTGTATGAGCCTTTTTGACAGCTCATTACAAAATAATTTCCACAATGCTTCAAAAGAAGGGAGCAGTTATGACCTCCGGAAAATTTTTGAAGGAACTCTTACTCAGGCTGACCCGTTACACTCCGTGAGCCTTGTGGCCAACCATGATACACAGCCTCTTCAGGATCTGGAAGCTCCCGTGGAATCCTGGTTTAAGCCT
Coding sequences within:
- a CDS encoding alpha-amylase gives rise to the protein MNPTMIQFFHWYSEGNGMLWKKAEKQASYLAKLGITSAWLPPAYKGTHGSLSVGYDAYDLYDLGEFDQKGSIPTKYGTKNDYLKAIKALKKQNIEVIVDIVLGHKAGGDELEKFKVVKVDENNREKVISDVIEIESYTKFTFPGRGKKYSDFEWNFTCFSGVDYAEGMDPHIFKIQSEYGNDWEEMIHDEKGNYDFLMYNDIEHRNPFVREELNKWAKWYFDQTDFDGVRLDALKHISFDFYKEWLTLLRSNSGKNIFAVGEYWAPGHLHLLQKYIEVTEGCMSLFDSSLQNNFHNASKEGSSYDLRKIFEGTLTQADPLHSVSLVANHDTQPLQDLEAPVESWFKPLAYALILLRKDGYPCVFYPDLYGAHYVDKDSGGHDQEIFMPKVDGIEELLKARKDHAYGAQRDYFEDANCLGWVREGDEEHTGCAVVLSNKDAYNKPMEIGKRYAGKKCKDLLKRFKGQVTIDENGWGDFPVPAGNVSVWVPE